In Proteus vulgaris, one DNA window encodes the following:
- a CDS encoding tyrosine-type recombinase/integrase has translation MASRPRKREFRHLPDFLYYDLSIKQYRLTLVNGKRKCVGADKAVAIAIAREYNNIMRPSNQITVNTLINESGGKYGESLPLTEHLDKLFERVVKDEQPSKDTQADWNNNIFRMKEYFKDIPANEITLEHVNGFISQYHETASANVQNRKVGFLKKIFSYAMDESLMFDNPAERKKMKRTDIKQRRRLSYDDFIKIRTLADKWLKTAMDLALQTTQARLEVSRIKYNIKAPKEGTCGCVWYEEERNGIYGMLYIHRQKVQHKEASHVAIPIGKALKEIIDNSRDNIASPYVVHRIPERLPNKISQEVNHPTQVAPDYLSRAFSKLRDKAGVASNLPPVERPTFHEIRALAAHMFKMRGFDPQARMAHSDAESTKIYTENHVQWVEVPHCELL, from the coding sequence ATGGCATCACGACCAAGAAAAAGAGAGTTTAGGCATTTGCCTGACTTTCTTTACTATGATTTATCAATAAAACAATATCGATTAACGTTAGTTAATGGTAAACGAAAATGTGTTGGCGCAGACAAAGCTGTCGCAATAGCAATTGCTCGCGAATACAACAATATTATGCGTCCATCTAACCAGATCACCGTAAACACCCTAATTAATGAGTCTGGTGGAAAATATGGGGAGTCTTTGCCGTTAACAGAGCATTTAGATAAATTATTTGAACGTGTAGTTAAGGATGAACAACCATCAAAAGATACTCAGGCCGACTGGAATAATAATATCTTTAGAATGAAAGAGTATTTTAAAGATATTCCAGCAAATGAAATAACATTAGAACATGTGAATGGTTTTATTTCTCAGTATCATGAAACAGCATCAGCTAACGTTCAAAATAGGAAGGTAGGCTTTCTAAAGAAAATATTCTCTTACGCAATGGATGAATCGCTTATGTTTGATAATCCAGCTGAGCGTAAAAAAATGAAGAGAACCGATATCAAACAGCGTAGGAGATTATCCTATGATGATTTTATAAAAATTCGAACATTAGCTGACAAATGGCTCAAAACTGCAATGGATCTGGCTTTACAAACAACACAAGCAAGACTGGAAGTATCGAGAATAAAATACAATATTAAAGCCCCAAAAGAGGGTACTTGTGGTTGCGTGTGGTATGAAGAGGAAAGAAATGGCATTTATGGAATGTTATATATTCATCGGCAAAAAGTACAACATAAAGAAGCGTCACATGTAGCGATCCCAATCGGGAAAGCACTAAAGGAAATTATAGACAATAGCAGAGATAATATCGCTAGCCCGTATGTTGTGCATCGCATCCCGGAAAGGTTACCAAATAAAATAAGTCAAGAAGTAAACCACCCTACTCAAGTCGCTCCAGATTATTTAAGTAGAGCTTTTTCAAAACTAAGAGACAAAGCTGGCGTAGCCTCTAATCTACCACCAGTTGAACGACCAACCTTTCATGAGATAAGAGCACTAGCTGCACACATGTTTAAAATGCGAGGTTTCGATCCACAAGCAAGAATGGCCCATAGTGATGCGGAGTCAACCAAAATTTATACAGAAAACCATGTACAATGGGTTGAAGTGCCACATTGTGAATTACTTTAA
- a CDS encoding DNA polymerase III subunit theta: MKNLAELPQEEKNKINVDLSASGAAYKERLNMPVVASEVERQQPAHLRAYFNERLAFYRERSKKLPDGNSVQHLKI, translated from the coding sequence ATGAAAAACCTCGCTGAACTCCCTCAAGAAGAAAAAAACAAGATTAATGTCGATTTATCCGCAAGTGGTGCCGCATATAAAGAACGACTAAACATGCCAGTTGTTGCGTCCGAAGTTGAGCGACAACAACCGGCACATTTACGAGCGTACTTTAATGAACGATTAGCATTTTATCGTGAGAGAAGTAAGAAGTTGCCTGATGGAAATTCAGTGCAGCATTTGAAAATATAA
- a CDS encoding type II toxin-antitoxin system HicB family antitoxin, with the protein MLYPAFIEIDEDGSASGWFPDIDGCIFAGDSIEEAHADAKSAIDAHFELLSEKGLDIPSPKSQQEHLINSTGDYNNGIWLLVDVDMDKYDGRAERINITLPHRLLSRIDTIVKTNPEYGSRSGFIATATRKELQKNI; encoded by the coding sequence ATGTTATATCCAGCCTTTATTGAAATTGATGAAGATGGTAGCGCAAGTGGCTGGTTCCCTGATATTGATGGTTGCATCTTTGCGGGGGACAGTATTGAAGAAGCTCACGCAGATGCGAAGAGCGCTATTGATGCCCATTTTGAATTGTTAAGCGAGAAGGGTTTAGATATCCCCTCTCCAAAATCTCAACAAGAGCATTTAATTAATTCTACTGGTGATTACAATAATGGAATATGGCTTTTAGTTGATGTTGATATGGATAAATACGACGGACGAGCAGAGCGTATTAATATCACATTGCCACATCGATTATTGAGTCGCATCGATACTATCGTAAAAACAAATCCTGAATATGGGAGTCGTAGCGGATTTATTGCAACAGCAACCCGTAAAGAACTCCAAAAGAATATTTAA
- a CDS encoding ParA family protein codes for MTAPVISFINMKGGVGKTTLCIGIAEYLSNYLGKKILLIDIDPQFNATQSIMGKYNRVEEYINTLQPNNKTIRKILETKNSISTTKEIINIDDVITEITNNLDIILGNMDIIFDTDQVSIRVKKLNKFIIDNDLKSKYDYILIDSPPTISIFTDAALIASDYYVAPIKIDYYSILGASNLINVIDYLKENHNPSIQHLGFVYSNTENRLTDKTQKIKRDFEQNPKFTDKYFFNSKLSYLRDLMVGGGGNIASAYTKSRQDIHNICQELMNRVSALEEARNGE; via the coding sequence GTGACGGCACCTGTAATTAGTTTTATAAATATGAAAGGTGGTGTTGGTAAAACGACGCTATGTATTGGTATTGCTGAGTATTTATCAAACTACCTAGGTAAAAAAATTTTACTAATTGATATTGACCCTCAATTTAATGCTACTCAATCTATTATGGGTAAATATAATAGGGTTGAGGAATATATAAATACATTACAACCAAACAACAAGACAATTAGAAAAATTTTAGAAACAAAAAATTCAATATCTACAACTAAAGAAATAATAAATATTGACGATGTTATAACAGAAATAACTAATAATTTAGATATAATCCTTGGTAACATGGATATTATTTTTGATACTGATCAGGTTTCAATCAGAGTAAAAAAACTTAATAAATTTATTATTGATAATGATTTAAAAAGTAAATACGATTACATATTAATTGATAGCCCTCCTACTATTTCAATTTTTACTGATGCTGCATTGATAGCTTCTGACTATTATGTTGCCCCAATAAAAATCGATTACTACTCTATTCTTGGTGCATCCAACCTAATCAATGTCATTGATTATCTGAAAGAAAATCATAACCCATCTATACAACATTTAGGTTTTGTGTATAGTAATACAGAAAATAGACTTACAGATAAAACCCAAAAAATAAAAAGAGATTTTGAACAAAATCCTAAATTTACAGATAAATATTTTTTTAATAGTAAATTATCATATCTGAGAGATTTAATGGTTGGCGGTGGTGGTAACATAGCATCTGCTTATACAAAATCAAGGCAAGATATACACAATATTTGTCAAGAACTTATGAATAGAGTTTCAGCGCTCGAGGAGGCACGAAATGGAGAATGA
- the catA gene encoding type A chloramphenicol O-acetyltransferase: MDTKSIGYTSVNLSQWQRREHFEAFQSFAQCTFSQTIQLDITALLKIVKKNGHKFYPTFIYIISRLINKYPEFRMAMKDDELIIWDTIHPGYTIFHEQTETFSSLWSYYHKDVSHFLKTYSEDVANYRDNLSYFPKGFIENMFFVSANPWVSFTSFNLNVTNINNFFAPAFTMGKYYMQGDKVFMPLAIQVHHAVCDGFHVGRLLNEIQQYCYDECK; the protein is encoded by the coding sequence ATGGACACAAAAAGTATTGGATATACATCCGTTAATTTATCCCAGTGGCAACGGAGGGAACATTTTGAAGCATTTCAGTCTTTTGCTCAATGTACCTTTAGTCAGACAATTCAACTAGATATTACTGCGTTATTAAAAATCGTAAAAAAGAATGGGCACAAATTCTATCCGACCTTTATATATATTATTAGCCGATTAATAAACAAATATCCCGAGTTCCGCATGGCAATGAAAGATGATGAATTGATAATATGGGATACCATTCATCCTGGGTACACTATTTTTCATGAACAGACTGAAACTTTTTCATCTTTATGGAGCTACTACCACAAAGATGTAAGCCATTTTTTGAAAACTTATTCAGAAGATGTAGCAAATTACCGTGATAATCTATCCTATTTTCCAAAGGGATTTATCGAAAATATGTTTTTTGTGTCAGCTAATCCATGGGTTAGTTTTACCAGTTTTAATTTAAACGTTACGAATATTAATAATTTCTTCGCTCCAGCATTCACAATGGGAAAATATTACATGCAAGGAGATAAAGTATTCATGCCTCTAGCTATTCAAGTACATCATGCTGTATGTGATGGCTTTCATGTTGGTAGATTACTTAATGAGATACAGCAATACTGTTATGATGAATGTAAGTAA
- a CDS encoding type II toxin-antitoxin system HicA family toxin gives MKSSELIKLLEKNGWVLDRIKGSHHQFTHPDFSFVVTVPHPRKDLKKGTLNQIIKSAKLKN, from the coding sequence TTGAAAAGTTCGGAACTGATTAAGTTGTTAGAAAAAAATGGATGGGTACTTGATAGAATAAAAGGAAGTCATCATCAATTTACTCACCCTGATTTTTCTTTTGTTGTAACAGTACCGCATCCAAGAAAAGATTTAAAAAAAGGAACATTAAATCAAATTATTAAAAGTGCCAAACTGAAAAATTAA